A portion of the Helicobacter pylori NQ4053 genome contains these proteins:
- a CDS encoding 3'-5' exonuclease, with amino-acid sequence MRKRRVMLCVFDIETIPSVSLCKEHFQLKEDDALKICEWSFEKQKEKSGSEFLPLYLHEIISIAAVIGDDYGQFIKVGNFGQKHENKEDFTSEKELLEDFFKYFNEKQPRLISFNGRGFDMPLLTLKALKYNLTLDAFYNQENKWENYRARYSEQFHLDLMDSLSHYGSVRGLNLNGVCSMTNIPGKFDVSGDLVHAIYYNPHLSQKEKKGVIDSYCQSDVLNTYWLFLKYEVLKGALNKEQYLGLLSDFLEKFPKEKSYSSVFINALEKEIREFA; translated from the coding sequence ATGCGGAAGAGGCGTGTGATGTTGTGCGTGTTTGATATAGAAACCATTCCTAGCGTGAGCTTGTGTAAAGAGCATTTTCAATTAAAAGAAGACGATGCTCTAAAAATCTGTGAATGGAGTTTTGAAAAGCAAAAAGAAAAAAGCGGGAGCGAGTTTTTGCCTCTTTATCTGCATGAAATCATCTCTATTGCAGCAGTCATTGGCGATGATTACGGGCAATTTATCAAAGTGGGGAATTTTGGTCAAAAACACGAGAATAAAGAGGATTTTACAAGCGAAAAAGAGCTTTTAGAAGACTTTTTCAAATACTTTAACGAAAAGCAACCGCGCTTGATAAGTTTCAATGGCAGAGGTTTTGACATGCCCCTACTCACGCTCAAAGCCCTTAAATACAATTTAACTTTAGACGCTTTTTACAACCAAGAAAACAAATGGGAAAATTACCGCGCGCGCTATAGCGAGCAGTTTCATTTGGATTTAATGGATAGCTTGAGCCATTATGGATCCGTTAGGGGGTTGAATCTAAATGGCGTTTGCTCCATGACGAATATTCCTGGTAAATTTGATGTGAGCGGGGATTTAGTGCATGCGATTTATTACAACCCACATTTAAGCCAAAAGGAGAAAAAAGGCGTTATTGACAGCTATTGCCAAAGCGATGTGCTTAACACTTACTGGCTTTTTTTAAAATACGAAGTGTTAAAAGGGGCTTTAAATAAGGAGCAATACCTTGGGCTATTGAGCGATTTTTTAGAAAAATTCCCTA